One Kryptolebias marmoratus isolate JLee-2015 linkage group LG21, ASM164957v2, whole genome shotgun sequence DNA segment encodes these proteins:
- the LOC108230518 gene encoding amyloid beta A4 precursor protein-binding family B member 1-interacting protein, whose product MEDIDAMFSDLLGEMDLLTQSLEQGTVPSEPLPTIKKELNFSIGFTDLNESLHELEDNDLDALMADLVADLNATEEKLAAEIQGLDKPSLPPPDLPAKGPGALPAPSGSSPSPRNSTGSSTVTPPPASATSPLPPPPPQTTKPTKEEMEAQAKADKIKLALEKLKEAKVKKLVVKVLMNDGSSKTLMVDERQTVREVLDNLFEKTHCDCNVDWSLCETNHELQLERTFEDHENLVEPLLAWTRDSENKVLFQERKAKFEVFKNPQNFYLWKKDKKTLKDMKDKDKEILIKENFSGTSIIVPDLEGVLYLKEDSKKSWKQRLFQLRASGIYYVPKGKTKSSRDLVCFVQFDNVNVYFGKDVRNRYKAPTDFCFVLKHPQIQKESQYIKYLCCDDAWTLNLWMTGIRIAKYGALLYENFKTAEKKAASSSSWTNRSTPSSSSSSTPSPTIKAKAPSQANGHAPKLQPGPVPQDFGDLPPPPLDDFLPPPPPDPALPPQPPSLLSKPAAPQRHPPDSFPLPPLGLDSLPPPPPPPPLSDSESPPDFLPPPPPNAGFGSLPPPPAPVDSLPPPPPPAAFKGVSQSLPPPPPDPHFLPPPPPDPVFTGAGAPPPPPPPPPPAPAAATPRAAGRPAGSVKKMPPAPPKRTTPTLQGGGGGGGGDFMSELMLAMRKRTDQ is encoded by the exons atgGAAGACATCGACGCCATGTTCAGCGACCTGCTGGGGGAGATGGACCTCCTCACTCAG AGTCTCGAACAGGGAACGGTGCCTTCTGAGCCTCTCCCCACCATCAAAAAAGAACTCAACTTCTCCATCGGCTTCACTGACCTGAACG AGTCTCTACACGAGCTGGAGGACAATGATTTGGACGCGCTCATGGCCGACCTGGTGGCTGACCTCAACGCCACAGAAGAGAAACTCGCAGCAGAGATACAAGGTCTGGACAAGCCATCGCTGCCCCCGCCGGACCTGCCAGCTAAAGGCCCTGGCGCCCTGCCGGCCCCCTCCGGTTCCTCGCCATCTCCCAGAAACAGCACCGGCAGCAGCACTGTTACCCCTCCACCGGCCTCTGCCACCTCGCCGTTGCCACCTCCGCCTCCTCAGACAACAAAGCCGACGAAG GAGGAAATGGAGGCGCaggcaaaggcagacaaaaTCAAACTTGCGCTTGAGAAGCTTAAAGAAGCCAAAGTGAAAAAG TTGGTGGTGAAGGTGCTGATGAACGACGGCAGCTCCAAGACGCTGATGGTCGATGAGAGACAGACTGTCCGGGAGGTCCTGGACAACTTGTTTGAGAAGACACACTGCGACTGCAATGTGGACTGGAGTCTGTGCGAAACAAACCACGAGCTTCAACTCG AGCGGACGTTCGAAGACCACGAGAACCTGGTGGAGCCGCTCTTGGCGTGGACGAGGGACAGCGAAAACAAAGTCCTCTTCCAAGAGAGAAAAGCCAAGTTTGAGGTCTTCAAAAACCCACAG AACTTTTATCTgtggaaaaaagacaagaaaactcTCAAAGAcatgaaagacaaagacaaggaGATATTAATAAAG GAGAACTTCAGCGGGACCTCCATCATCGTGCCTGACCTGGAGGGAGTGCTGTACCTCAAGGAGGACAGCAAGAAGTCGTGGAAACAGCGGCTCTTCCAGCTCAGAGCATCGGGAATTTACTACGTGCCCAAAGGGAAGACCAAG tcGTCCCGTGACCTCGTCTGCTTCGTCCAGTTCGACAACGTGAACGTGTACTTCGGGAAGGACGTGAGGAACAGATACAAGGCTCCGACTGACTTCTGCTTCGTTCTTAAA CATCCTCAGATCCAGAAGGAGTCTCAGTACATTAAATATCTGTGCTGCGACGACGCTTGGACGCTGAATCTTTGGATGACCGGGATCCGAATCGCAAAG TATGGCGCGTTGCTGTATGAAAACTTTAAAACGGCGGAGAAGAAGGCAGCCAGCAGCTCCTCGTGGACGAACCGCAGCACGCcgtccagctccagctcctccacacCTTCCCCCACCATCAAAG CTAAAGCACCGAGTCAGGCCAACGGTCatgctccaaaactacaaccaGGACCTGTTCCTCAG GACTTTGGGGACCTCCCACCTCCACCCTTGGACGACTTcctccctccacctccacctgacCCCGCCCTCCCTCCTCAGCCGCCCTCGCTGCTTTCCAAGCCCGCCGCCCCGCAGCGCCACCCGCCCGACAGCTTCCCTCTGCCCCCGCTCGGGCTGGACAGCCTccctcctccgccgccgccgccgcccctCAGCGACTCTGAGTCTCCACCGGACTTCCTCCCGCCCCCTCCTCCCAACGCCGGCTTCGGCTCGCTGCCTCCTCCCCCTGCGCCCGTCGACTCCCTGCCACCTCCACCGCCGCCCGCCGCTTTTAAAGGCGTGAGCCAGTCCCTGCCTCCCCCACCACCAGATCCCCACTTCCTACCGCCGCCTCCGCCTGACCCGGTGTTCACGGGCGCCGGGGctccccctccacctcctccgcctcctcccccTGCCCCTGCTGCCGCCACCCCACGGGCAGCCGGGCGGCCCGCCGGCTCTGTGAAGAAGATGCCCCCTGCTCCCCCAAAGAGGACTACACCAACGTtgcagggaggtggaggaggaggaggaggggactTCATGTCAGAACTGATGCTCGCTATGAGGAAACGTACCGATCAGTAG